In one Gossypium hirsutum isolate 1008001.06 chromosome D09, Gossypium_hirsutum_v2.1, whole genome shotgun sequence genomic region, the following are encoded:
- the LOC107893019 gene encoding protein PHLOEM PROTEIN 2-LIKE A9 codes for MAREPHQKANYDYMEVQENDSEYIFKPRAFNIVWGNDKRCWRMAKPIGSSTSSKNEKECAELVQVSWLEVTGVTPKLHASTYQITFQLSLEKGASGWTGAPVFLMAKVGKKGKYKWKKLEVEKLTRDPTDFPSVRDPFGVEIANDQPDKRLYFGLYEVWSGRWKKGLKVYKATVKQINK; via the exons ATGGCTAGAGAGCCTCATCAAAAAGCAAATTATGATTATATGGAAGTACAG GAAAATGATTCAGAGTATATATTTAAACCCAGAGCATTTAACATTGTATGGGGAAATGACAAACGTTGTTGGCGCATGGCTAAGCCTATTGGCTCATCTACGTCAAG CAAAAATGAGAAGGAATGTGCAGAGCTGGTTCAGGTGTCGTGGCTGGAAGTAACCGGTGTAACCCCCAAACTTCATGCATCCACATATCAAATCACCTTCCAACTGAGCCTCGAAAAGGGTGCATCTGGTTGGACTGGGGCGCCGGTATTCCTGATGGCTAAGGTGGGGAAGAAAGGCAAGTACAAGTGGAAAAAGCTGGAGGTGGAGAAGCTGACTAGGGACCCCACTGATTTTCCAAGTGTGAGAGACCCATTTGGTGTGGAAATTGCTAATGATCAACCAGACAAAAGGCTTTATTTTGGTTTGTATGAAGTGTGGAGTGGCAGATGGAAGAAAGGCTTGAAAGTTTATAAAGCCACTGTCAAACAAATCAATAAGTGA